A stretch of DNA from Cryptomeria japonica chromosome 4, Sugi_1.0, whole genome shotgun sequence:
TTCTTAGGTTAGGGATTCATTTTGTATTTCTATGCCTTTGTCCCCTATCTCTGGTAAGGTCATGTTGAGACATGGAGTGATAGATAATGAGATTTTTTCTCTAAAATAGGCCTATTCTATAGGTTTTCCTATCTTTTGTATTTTCTACTATATCTAAATAGCTAAATCTCTACACATTGGTATCCTTTGGTGGACAGTAAGACTGAGGTTTACCCCTATGATAGGGGTTTCTTTTTTGCTGGTTTTCTTTCTTCTATTGACAAAGATACTATTCTTGAAGGTGGTAACTAAACATCCATTTTACACCCTCTCATGCTTCATGCTTTGTTGCCTTCCTTTAACCCTCTTAAGGAATCAATTAATGTTTCCCTTGTTTGGGTGAGACATCCTTATCTCCCCTTACTGGGAATGCCTAAGGGTATTTTCTATGGGTGGATAATTCTACTACTACTGCTGCTACTACTGTTGTTGCTACTTCTACTGCTACTGCTAttgccaccaccaccaccaccaccaccaccaccaccactactactactactactgctACTGCTATTGCTACTGCTATTGCTAttgccaccaccaccaccaccaccaccaccactactactgttgttgctgctgctactactactcctactactactactactactactactactactactactactactactactactactattgctactactactactactactactactactactactactactactaccacCACtaatactactactactactacaactactactactactactactactacttttTTACCATAgcttttttaaatatattttagtaTAAATTTATCTCTCTAAAGCTCTCTTGGGGGATATTATTTTGAGAGTGAAGAATTATTCTTAGACCTAGTTGATTGGTTATGAGTGAATTCCTTTTTGATATAGATATTTTTTTGCTACAAGACATCTCACCTCCAATTGTTCATGTGGCCTTAGCATGTCCTCCTCTTCTTGGAGGGAAAATTCTATTATTGAAGATCTTATAGTATTCTTGGATGATTCTTGTGTTTCAAAGTCTTTTACACCCTCATCTCTAATTTGGGATTCTTTTGAATCTTACATTGACACTTTATTTATTGTTGGTATTTAGAATTCCTTTGTTGTTTCTCCAAATGATATTTTTTAAACTAATATACTTCTAACAATAAAATGACAAATGTTGGGATTAATGTTTCATCTACTGTTTCTTCTACTATTGCTAGACAGCTTCAAATGAAAAAAATGGTAGCTTCTAGCTTGTCTTTTATTAGGTTTAAGAATTCCTCTATtgtttattctaagaaatttgttATCCCTAATAATTGTACTCTTTCTCATTTTAATTTTGTTTCCCTACATctttttgttgatttcttttttGGGGGTTGTTAATAGTGTTTCGCTATCCCTTTCACCTGAATATTTGTATGTTGATAAAAATAATGGTTTAACGGTATTACAAAGAAGGAAAAGGGATGTTAATTAGACTAAGGTTGTTCCTAGTTTAGAAAAGGAATAAAATTGTAAAAGTTTTACCCAGTCCTAACTTTGGTTACGTCTTGGGCAACTCTATCATTCTATTTTTGTGACAGCCTTTTGTTTTTTGATGGTTTGTTTCTGATCTCTAAGGTTTGGGCTCTTCCGCACTTATACTAATAAAATAAATCCCCCCCTTATTACATTGTTCTTACAAATATACCCCCAACACAACACACaaaaagaactattgaagaaacaAATACTTGTATTAGTTGGAACTCCATAAAGCTACATCATAACCCTTAAAAGAGTGTAGCTCCCAAGCTAAATCAATGAGTTTTTATATTACTGCCTCCTTGATCTCCCAAATAATTTAAATTCTCCAAATTATTTCATAATAATATATTGTTTCATCAATTTGTCTCATGAGCCCTGAAAGGGTATAATTTCTCAAATAATAGTTATCAAATTATCTGGGAAATAATCAATATTGAGTTCACTTAATCCCGTACATATTTTTAAAAAGCAAACTTCACAATATATGCATTTTAGAAAAGAAATAACATAAGAAAGAAGGCAAAAAAGTTTCTTGTCATGCAAACCACCATATCAAAGCTAGAATGTAGCTTGAGATGTTGAAAAATATCCAACATCTAGTGCCTCTAGTTCTCCAATTCTGAACAGTCAAAATATGACTTCATTCTTAATATCTACAAAACAATAATTATTATCAAATATATCATCTTGTGACTCCTCATTTTCTTGGCCTCTAGAATTAATCCTCACTCAACATAATGTTCTTTAAGGATTATAATTATGAACCAAAATTAGCACAAGTATTTAATAGCATGAGATTTCACCTCCTTAATCACAAAATCCAAAGCCTAAAAGAGTTGTTGACTATAAATGCCAAGAAAAGTTGGTAAGGCTCTATATCCTCCATTGTTTAAAGCCCAAGTTCAAGCCATATTAAGACCATGCTTTATTGTTTGCTGCAACACCTGTAAAACCTTTCATGAATTTGAAcctaaatttgaatttttgaatcaaCATTATTACTTAAACAACATTAATGTGATGGATATAAAGGAGTGAATGTTTCCTTTAAAGGGGAATCATCTATACTTACCAAattcttttcaaaatattttttgagtACTTATGTTTGAATGTGTAGATTTGAGGAAAAAAATCATAAATTTCATAGAAGATCAAATGATGAAATCTCTTTGATTTCAAAGGTTAAAGGATGCAACCCCTTTGGCTAGAGTATGATCTCATAAAGAGTTTATGTTAAATAATCATTACTCACAAATTTAGTTGTGTAATATTAGCGATAATTTTGTATTGTCATGGGTATGTTCATTACAATTTAGCGTTGTTATATCTAATGAATATagaatctattttgaatgtacatttAGATTCTACTATAAAAAGGGAAAAAACCATGAAGTAAATTAATTATTTGTTAAGTTACCATTTAGAACGTAatgataataaataatataaataataaccaAATTATATTGGTTTTATAAGATCTAAGTTGAATATTGAAACCTAATATTATTTTCCATGAAAAAGGTcatcaaataaatttaaaatcatatttatgtTGATATTTCGCCTCAAGAAATTACACCTTGGTTGTCTAGTATTTCATCATGGTAGCCAATTTAACATACCGCACCTATTACATGGCTAAAAATACGTCTATATAGAATTGAAATCTTTCctatctaaattttaaaaatctcTTTCAAGAATTTATCTTTATGATTTTAACATTTCTTTTACCTTTATATGTGGTTTATAGACCCTTGTATACTTATTTAGATTCTATAGGGAATTCTCCCAAGTCCATTAAGTAAAGAAAAAGGTTTTCACATCCTCATTTTTATTCTATTAACATgtctttttttatgttttcttatgtATTGTATCTTAGTCAAATGGATTAGGAAACacatttttcattaaatttgacacaccttgaaagaaaaaataatCTCTTCATACTGATTatgtataaataataatttttcattaaaaataaagATTGGAGATTGAGTAAATTTATTGCTCATACTCTCCATAATTGatcttgacaaaaaaaaaattcaaaacttacATTAAAACCAATTTAATGAAATAAGTAAAAACATAAGATATTTTGTGCAATAACAAATAAAAAAAGATACATATTATTGTGTTAAGATAGTGAGTCATACAAGAAAGACaaaatatatagaaaaataaaataaaaataaattacagAATAAAACTTTTGTAACAACATAAAAATGCTCTCTTTGTGCTCTCATTTAATAACTAAAAACTATTACATTTATATAGAGTCCCAATACAATTTTTCTATTTAAAGAATTCTTAAAATTAGATATTaattttattacaatttttttttagacATCTGCCTCTTTCAaaatacaatttacataaatgtgtCAACCTCGTGAAAAAGAAATAAGATTTACAATGTGTAAAGAGCACTCTTCAAAATCTGAAGTTGAAAATATGATTGTAGATATTAAATACTTTTACATTTTAAATGAAGATCTTATACTAATTGGTATACAATCTCTTGCCACTAGAATCTAGATTTACTTAATAATGTACTCTTATAAATAAAAGAATCAATAACTATTTTGCAATTTCAATAATAATAGATATTTCTCCTACAAAAATTTGCAGTTAAACTGAATGTATATTAAGAATAACCTAAATTGCAAGGAGTTTCATCAGATTTGCAGTTAAACGTGTCTTTCTTGCCACTGTAAAATGGCTGATCTTAACGAATGGTTAGATATCAGACTCATATGCTCAAGCTTTACATTTGTCATGGGCGATGTGTCGTGTCCTTGATAAAACCATTCTTCCATGGCCTCCCTTTCGTATGTAAACCCGTCTGATGTGTCGTGTCCTTGATAAAACCATTCTGCCAGGCATCCGTGTGGCATTTGCTCATAGATTATACAACCTCACTCGAAGCAGTTTCCTAAAATAGTCACCAAATTCGGATGTTGAATGCCTCTTAAAATATTGACCTGCAAATAGAAGGTTTTAAAAAAGCCCTAAGAAATCAAGAAAGAACAAAATCTACAATATTTTAAATTATCTTTAGGTTTATACCTCGCGTTGGAACTCCTGCCAGCACTGTAAACTGTCCTTCCTGAGGGTTTTGACTGCAACCCTTGTTTGTCCTATTTTGCCTCTGAAAAGGTTGCCGTAGCCACCGACTCCGAGATTTAAACTGTCAGAGAAATTGCAGATTGCCGCTTTAATTTCGTcaaaggaatattcccttatttgaAGGGTATTAGAGGAGGAAGGCGTTTCCATACGCAGGCCGAGAACGCAAGGAGTCTTGAAGTTGCTTAATTTGAGCCTCCTTTTCTTGCAAAAGGCGGTGGTTTTGCTTCTCCATCGCTGCGAACTTCTCCCGTGCTACTTCGATTTCATGGAAAGCTTCGTCCCGTTCATTTGAAAACTGGTTAACCAGTGATCTCCACTtgtcttctttaagttttgatTCTAATATCGCGCTTTCCTTCTCTTCCATAGCTTCTTCCAGGGCGCCTTCATAATCTTTAAGCTGGTACATGCAAGGAAGTTTAAGTAATTTACTACAGTAGAAAACAAAATTGCATCTTAAATCACAGGAAAGAAAAAGCAGTGCCATACCTTGCGATTTGTTTTCATGGCAGCCGCCTGTGCTTTCATCCGTTGTATGGtctccctttccaattctctttttgcATTCTCTGCCACCTCTAACGCCTCCATTAACTGAAATTTGAGGATTTCGATTTCTGTACTCTCCTCCTGCATTCAATTTCTAACATTTGTAAGAATATATTTACATCTTTCCAAGATCACAGTTAACAACTGCTATGAATCTTTTAGAAGAAAGATATAAAAATTGAGAAAACTTTGAAGGAATGAAATTGATCTTTAAGAGGGGGAGGAAATACTGGAGATAATTGAGACTCAGACTGGACATCATTCACATCCTCTGACGAAGCTGCCGGAGAATCTCCAGCCAGTGGAAAATTAGGGGAAGTTTCACTGGAGCGGCTCAAGCATCGTTGGAGGTTTGGCTCCAATGAGAAAGATCGGCTAAAATCCTCTGAAATTTTTCCCAATCGTTTCGAATttcaaataagaaaataaataccGCATTTATAAACTACGGCTGTAATATCcaagtgaaattttttttttacagAAATGGATAGAACACTGACCGTTTTCCACAGCACAACCTTTCCCCTCTGACACAAGCTTATCTTTACATACGATCAACACGTCGCAGGAGTTGATCGCGTGCTTTCGGATATAATCCGCTTTCCCTGGCCCTTGAATCTTCAGCCTcctgtagtttttttttaaaatatgttaaAGTCTATCAATATTGACAAAAATAGATGACGTTACGGACCAGAATATTGTTGTGCATACTTAGACAGGCCACCTCGTGTGGAAGTTTTTCCCATGACAAGTTTCGTGATACCTCtcttccaaacttcttcaactatTCCTTTGGAAACATCAAGTTTGGAAACAATCAAAGTATCTGCTTTCACCTGTTAAACATTTACGGATTTGAACAGTCACGTGTACACAATTCatctcaaaaaaagaaaaaagtccTTTTGTAGTGTCCGTGAGATTCGTACCTTGGCTCGGTTGCAAACCTGTAAATATTTGTTCATGCAATTGTCAGTGTCCCTCTTTTCATTCTTCTCGTAGGCCTCCTTCACTTCTCTCCATACTTGATTTACAGGCATATTCCCCGCTGCAATCGCATAACTCCAAATTCATCAAATAAAAACAAACAGATCTCCATATTTTCATATCAAAGTTATCTGGTCGTTCAAATACTTACTTCCGGAAGGTATAAAGGGAGGTGGAACATAAACATGAAGGAGGACTATTGGCGCTGCTTGTAAGTTTTTGAGCGCCCATTTGAGTGCAGAGGCGCTCTCATGCAAATCCTTTCCAACGGCGACATAAATTTTCTCAGCCGCAAGTACAGGAACACTTTCTCCTCtgacaatttcttcattttctaggACTGTTTCAATCTGAGGGCGTCGGCTTCCAACAACAGTTCTCATGCTTAAGGTATCCAAGAAGATTAAGCCACTTACAGTTCAACGATTGCAGATTCCAATCAATATTTAAAGTGCTGACCTTATCTAGGACAGTAGCATCAAGGCGAGCATTTAAAGAAGTATTTCCTGTATCTTCAAGTAGAATCGTTGCCAGATGGAAGGTAACGACATTTCTACTAATCCAGAATAGGATGCACAAtttttaaaaacatataaaaaccGAAACATTTCTGCTGGACTTCTTGGAAATGAAGACAATTTTTTCTCTGAATATTATCTTTATTTATTGTTCACATAGCGACCAAAATTTATTCGAACCGTTGCTTGAATATTCGTATGATGCTCTCGTGTCATGAAAGTTCTGTAATTCTTTTTAAATCTTAAAGTACATGAAGTCGCTGTAATGTAAGATTTCCAAATATTATGAGGGGCGGCAATATCCACGGCCTAATTTGTTTTGTAGTTAATAATTTGTTCGGAATTTCTTCCTACTTTGACCAATCAACTTGGGAAGCTAGGGCGCCAACTTCGTAGGCGACCAGGTACAAAATAATGGAGGGAATTTGTCTCGTCTTtacttaaatattaataaatataatttaataatgctatttattattatttaattagtgaTTTTAATCTTATTTGATATGTTATTATATAGGATAAAAATCAAtctaatttaatattaaaatattatgctATTgaaataggggaaaggacccagtagttgtgcaccctaacttcgcgcttctcaaaatcttacgtggaaatttcaatcACTcagatttttttacagcagcttacttggcaagtcccctgcttataactaaggtttcagggccacatcatcaaatatgatgccacatcagcatgctttttgccaaggtgtccaaaacagcccaaaacaAATTGAGActaataggtgtgcaaaagggccccaatacttgtgcagttgatgtggcatcacatgattggttacttttcacaacaaatggtatatttcattcaattaatggtacttatcatacaactattggtgtaatgttatacaaaggttggacattaaatcaacaagtatggggtattaaatcaacaacttctatcacaagagtTGGAAtgcgctcaactactgggtcctttcccctagaatATTATCTTATTTTCATTGTATTGAATAGTTTGAGTTTATATAATTTATCTACTATTTATGCAAAATTTATAATcgtaaatcaaataaaaaaatttatttatttggtGAAAAATATATGTTCTCAACTTAACATGTGTCAAATCATTAAATAAGTGCTTCACTCTATTTCCAGTGATATGTAATTATtgtttctaaaatttgaaatgaaatgaagCACATGCAAATTTAATTTCCATTTCAAACAGTCACTGTCAAGAGCCCTTTTTCCCACATCATCACTATTAGGGGTCATGTGTGTGAGAAGGCAATTCTAGCAACTTTGAGAAGCGGTACACAATTAGTTTTGAAGGTGGTCACATGTTTTCCTCAGGCCATGGGTACATCCTCAACAATCTTCTATAGCCGCAATATTCCCTACAACAAGGATAAAGTGCTCTTTTGTCTTTTAGTGAACAAAGATGTCTTTGGCATAGTCTTTTATAACAAGATTATCAAATTGACATGTGTACATGGATTTAAGCTTATGGCTCCcatgtttctataaaagggaattctaAACCATTATACATGGATTCCAGTTCTATCTTGAAAGGTGTTGGGTCAGGTCTTTTTGTAGAGCATTAGAGACAAGTGTTACAGTAGAAAGTGATAGTATGTCAATATGATATTTGGATAGAAAATCTTTTGATTAGAATGCAAGGAAAATCAAATATACTTATGTTTGAATTGTTTGcatgatgtatacatatattttttaaaatataatgagaAAGATTCATCTATTTCAGGTCCAAGATGTTTTATTGTGTGTGTATTGTCTCCACTTCTTTTCAAGTAGAAGATTAAATTGATTTAAATATAACACAAAATTTTGGGTAAATAATTAAGGATATAGAAAAATAAGCGAGATGCGTTCCATATTAGGGGGTGTTAACGTAAAGCATTGATATTATGAACCCACTAGTCTAAGCTAAATTTGTTAAATAACTTTATTTGTTGTTTATAACTAACATAGAAGCCGTTAAAAAGGAACTAATTTGGAATTACACTTCAAATTGATAAATCATAGGtttaattttagtattttatttatttaaagtttGGATATATGTGCTCAAGAGGAAAGATACATATATTCTAGGAATTTTTGCTAGATTTGTTGCATATTGGAAGACCCCACCTCATAGGAGATCAATACAATCAcaatttgttatatatatatatatatatatatatatatatatatatatatatatatatatatatatatatatatatatatatatatatatatatatatatatatatttatatatatattgtcaTTAGATTGACTAAAGATCataaattagttaattatgtgtgtCATGATAGTAATATTCTTGATGTTGTTAGAAAATATGATAGAAGTTATGTATCTCTCTTTCTGTGGAATACCTTGAagagaatttatttaaattatgcccAAATTAGGAATGGTCTCTTACATTTGACTTTTGGACATTGttctttattgttttttattaggatagataggttttgaaggggctttGAAACCCTTTACAATTAGAGAGCTGCCATCAAAAAATGGATAGGACTACTTGGCAGCGAACCATAGGTTTTTGAAAGGACTTGAAATTTTTTGGAGTTACGGGCATCTAGCTCCCAAAACCCAAAGGCTTCACTAGGCATAGGCAACCACAACCAGGAAGACGCCAAACAACTATCGACAGATaaacattacaaaacatattagCACAAACAAAGATCTATGTTAACAAACAATAGACCTCAAGAGAAATAGAGAACAAAGGAATTTTCGAGTACCCTtagccaacaagaagggttttcctaggctccctcaACTTGTAACAGAATCTCTGGGCCATAAAAAACTACAAAGCCCAATCCTAAGCAAAAATAAACACCtaccaaactgggcccttgaaaactactcgCATCTAGCTTGTCCTTACAAGAAGCAAAAAGCATAGCATTTTTCCAAGATCCCTCAACCAAGATAGTGGGTTTTACAGGGCTCCCACAACCTGAAGTTGGGCTTTTCCAGACTCCCTCAACCTTGACAGTGGGTTTTATGAGGCTCACACAACCAGACATAGGATTTTTCTAGGCCCCCTCAACCATTAAAACTAAAAGAAATAGATCCATAAAGATAAGCACTAGGTCAAAAACTAGATCCAGAGGAAAAGAGGGAAAAAACAGACACCCTCAGCCAAACATGTGGATTTTACTTAGCTCCCAACACCAGAAAAAACCTAGATCACAACAAAATAACTTCAAGAAACCATCTAGGCAACATGGTTTTGAAAAGACACTTAGAACCTTTCACAAGAAAAAAACAAGAGGGTTTTTATAGGCTCCCTCAACCCAAAAAATAAACTAGGAGGCTAGGATATGACAAGGATCCCAAACCCTTATGTGAAAAACAACataagagaagaaataggaaaacCCAAACAACATCAATCTAAGAGATTCTTCACTCCTTCTCTTCACCTCAATAGAAGAGTTATCCACCTCAATAGAAAACAGAAGACAGAAGACCGAAAGCCTAGAAAGTCTACTCGCAACTAGCAGAGCCCGAACCACTCCCCCACACCTAGTGACATTGTTATTTACTATTATTATTTTATAGAATGAAAATATATGTACATGTAAATTATCAATATGACTTGAAATTTATAAAAAGGAGGATTGCAGTGCCAGGTTAGAATTTGATTAGTGACTAGCTAGGAAAATGATTGACAATTAAAGTCAGGGGACTTTAATTATCATTTAATATGGATTACTATTGGGTTTTAATTATAAGTTATGGTTGTGTTGTGCAGGGAAGAAAGACAAACAATGAGGATGAAGAATCTTATATACCAAATCAATTACCTCTTAGATAAGTGAAAATTTTAACCATTTTGACTTAGAGTGAAATGAGGTTTTATTATTTGATATGGATGTATTTATGAGGTTTATTATTGTGGGTCTttaaattttagagtttttggGTCAATTTTTTATGTTTAAATTACAAAAAATAGACCCCCGTTGGGGTCAATACCCTTGAGGTAGGGGCCTATTGGATATGCAATCAAAGCCCTAAGGCTTGTTTTAACACTCCAAAATTCCTCATTAAGATAAGTGATGAGATTGGAAGATAGAAGGGTTGAGGGTACCAACTCCATCCCCATACCTCATTTAAGAGGAAAGACTTTGGGGATGGGCTGTTGTAGTTTTTGTCCCTTATTAAATGAGGAAAACATCTCATGGAGGATTGGATGGGAATGTGACAAGTTTCACCTCCCCATCCAAGTATTCCAAGTTGAAACTCAATTATATTAGGTTTGAAGAGAGAGTAAGGTGTTACCCACTTCTTCATTTTGTAGAAAACCTGAAGATTTGGAGAAACAAAGAGAGAATTGAGAAAAGGAAGGAGCCCTTGCATgtagagatagagaaaaatgatgcaTAAATTTGGAAAGATAAGTATTCCCTACTCCATCTACCCTTTTTATTTATGTGTTGTAAGATTGAGAGAGGTTTACAAGGTCCATCTTTAATTTGATAGGAACAAATTCTAATATGGGATGTTGAGTGAGTGATATATTTAGATTTCTCTGAAACTTGTAGTGGTCATGTGAAAATTTGGATATTAAGTTATCTTTGATCATTTGGTGATATGAGAAAATACTTTATGAATTTGACATGGGACTAAAATTTTCTTGCTTAGGGGTATGGCTAGAGCCCATGAGGCTCCATGAGGTGATTAAGGTGGGGTTGGGAGAAAGCCTTTTTTAGTTATTTTACATTGGAATATATCTaatgatgattatatgtttgatttgaaAATGGTAATTTGAGAAATTTATTAAGTAATAGAAGGGCTAGTCTTGTTTTTGGTGGTTATAATATTAACCTGTATGATTGTTTTGGCATGGAATTTTAAGGGA
This window harbors:
- the LOC131045399 gene encoding U-box domain-containing protein 33-like, producing MRTVVGSRRPQIETVLENEEIVRGESVPVLAAEKIYVAVGKDLHESASALKWALKNLQAAPIVLLHVYVPPPFIPSGTGNMPVNQVWREVKEAYEKNEKRDTDNCMNKYLQVKADTLIVSKLDVSKGIVEEVWKRGITKLVMGKTSTRGGLSKRLKIQGPGKADYIRKHAINSCDVLIVCKDKLVSEGKGCAVENEDFSRSFSLEPNLQRCLSRSSETSPNFPLAGDSPAASSEDVNDVQSESQLSPEESTEIEILKFQLMEALEVAENAKRELERETIQRMKAQAAAMKTNRKLKDYEGALEEAMEEKESAILESKLKEDKWRSLVNQFSNERDEAFHEIEVAREKFAAMEKQNHRLLQEKEAQIKQLQDSLRSRPALNLGVGGYGNLFRGKIGQTRVAVKTLRKDSLQCWQEFQREVNILRGIQHPNLVTILGNCFE